From a single Halodesulfovibrio marinisediminis DSM 17456 genomic region:
- a CDS encoding universal stress protein: MVAIKKALVAIDFSDESTYIAEYAQLFAEKFDAELIVVYAAPSLNQYVGFHVPPNTIEAFVGEIVTGAEKNMDEYLEKHFPGLKVKGKVVTGFAAEEILEIAADEKADLVIMGTHGRTGIDRLLFGSVAAKVVRGAEIPVLTVRPDFPK; the protein is encoded by the coding sequence ATGGTTGCTATAAAAAAAGCTCTTGTGGCTATCGATTTTTCGGACGAAAGTACCTACATTGCAGAATATGCACAACTTTTTGCTGAAAAATTTGATGCTGAACTGATTGTTGTTTACGCGGCTCCATCCTTGAACCAATATGTCGGTTTCCACGTTCCACCGAACACAATCGAAGCCTTTGTTGGAGAAATTGTTACCGGCGCAGAAAAAAACATGGATGAGTACCTTGAAAAGCACTTCCCCGGCTTAAAAGTTAAAGGCAAAGTTGTTACCGGCTTTGCTGCTGAAGAGATTCTAGAAATTGCTGCGGACGAAAAAGCCGATCTCGTTATCATGGGAACCCATGGCAGAACCGGCATCGACAGGCTTCTGTTTGGCTCCGTTGCTGCCAAAGTTGTTCGCGGAGCAGAGATTCCTGTACTTACAGTACGCCCTGATTTTCCTAAGTAA
- the hisC gene encoding histidinol-phosphate transaminase, giving the protein MSSKVCEAIREEVKCFSPYTAGKSIDEVKEAYGLNSIIKLASNENPLGTSPRVQDVIKLYASSTFRYAQVGTPNLVDAIAHYFHIPDDTIVSGNGSDEVIDMLIRVKATPGKNNIVAFKPCFSMYQVLSRLNGVEFRQAALNDDFTFDWDGLLKLVDDQTSIVFITTPDNPSGYAPKVEEILALHAKLPKSCLLVVDEAYMDFAEDLDRYSMLPRFTQYDNVCVLRTFSKCFGLAGLRLGFGAMNPQLAEYLRRIRAPFNVNILAEQAGIAVLQDTPFIEETLRVTREGRAYLTKELEALDFNVYPSLANFIMVEAPKDGSYLTEELLKRGLIIRPLVKGYNLPKHLRITIGTDHENQVLISALKEILNAE; this is encoded by the coding sequence ATGAGCTCAAAAGTATGTGAAGCAATCCGCGAAGAGGTTAAATGCTTTTCTCCCTACACGGCAGGAAAGTCCATTGACGAGGTAAAAGAGGCTTACGGTCTCAACTCTATCATTAAACTTGCCAGTAACGAAAACCCGCTGGGCACTTCCCCGCGAGTTCAGGATGTCATTAAATTATATGCTTCATCCACATTCCGTTACGCTCAGGTAGGCACACCGAACCTTGTCGACGCCATTGCCCATTACTTCCATATTCCCGATGACACCATCGTATCCGGTAACGGTTCTGATGAGGTCATCGACATGCTCATCCGTGTTAAAGCCACACCGGGAAAAAACAACATTGTTGCTTTTAAACCGTGCTTTTCCATGTATCAGGTTCTCTCACGCCTCAACGGTGTAGAATTCCGACAGGCAGCACTGAACGATGACTTTACGTTTGACTGGGACGGCCTGCTTAAGCTGGTAGATGATCAGACATCCATTGTATTTATTACCACACCGGACAACCCTTCCGGCTATGCACCGAAAGTGGAGGAAATTCTTGCCCTCCATGCAAAGCTTCCAAAAAGTTGCTTGCTCGTTGTGGATGAAGCATACATGGACTTTGCGGAAGATTTAGACCGCTACTCCATGCTGCCTCGCTTTACGCAGTACGATAACGTGTGCGTACTGAGAACTTTTTCTAAATGTTTCGGCCTTGCTGGCCTGCGCCTTGGTTTTGGTGCCATGAATCCGCAGCTTGCAGAATACCTGCGCCGCATCCGCGCACCATTCAACGTAAACATTCTTGCTGAACAGGCAGGTATTGCCGTTCTGCAAGACACACCGTTTATTGAAGAGACTCTGCGCGTTACACGTGAAGGTCGCGCTTACCTTACCAAGGAATTAGAAGCGTTAGACTTTAATGTCTATCCGTCCCTTGCAAACTTTATTATGGTTGAAGCTCCAAAAGACGGCAGCTACTTAACGGAAGAACTGCTCAAGCGCGGTCTCATCATTCGCCCTCTTGTAAAAGGCTACAACCTTCCTAAGCACTTGCGTATAACCATCGGTACTGATCATGAAAACCAAGTGCTTATTTCTGCTCTCAAGGAGATTCTTAATGCAGAATAA
- the cmk gene encoding (d)CMP kinase, with protein MQNNLRVVTLDGPAGVGKTTLAKRVAQELSIAYLDTGAMFRIFGWKFGEAAPSMSETELEEHIAQYSFSLSGIGFDSVLSVNGTPVGDEIRTEEVAALASSVAQLPVVREALKRVQREIGAQTSLVAEGRDMGSVVFPTAKHKFFLDATAEERGARRFKQLQEMGKPADLDLIIKQIKERDEQDRNRAVAPLVAAEDAHIIDTTELDIDGVFDAIMSYFE; from the coding sequence ATGCAGAATAACCTGCGCGTCGTTACTCTCGACGGCCCCGCTGGTGTTGGCAAAACGACACTTGCCAAACGCGTTGCACAGGAACTTTCCATTGCCTACCTCGATACCGGAGCAATGTTCCGCATCTTTGGCTGGAAATTCGGAGAAGCTGCCCCTAGCATGTCTGAAACAGAACTGGAAGAACACATTGCACAGTACTCCTTTTCCCTTTCCGGCATCGGATTTGATTCTGTACTTTCTGTTAACGGCACACCTGTCGGTGACGAAATTCGTACAGAAGAAGTTGCTGCTCTGGCTTCCTCCGTTGCTCAACTTCCTGTTGTGCGCGAGGCATTAAAACGAGTCCAACGAGAAATCGGTGCACAGACATCCCTCGTGGCAGAGGGAAGAGATATGGGATCTGTTGTATTCCCTACAGCCAAGCACAAGTTTTTCCTTGATGCAACTGCAGAAGAACGCGGTGCCCGCCGTTTCAAACAATTACAGGAAATGGGAAAACCAGCTGACCTTGATCTCATCATCAAGCAGATTAAAGAACGCGATGAGCAAGACAGAAACCGCGCTGTTGCGCCACTTGTAGCAGCAGAAGACGCTCACATCATTGATACGACAGAGCTCGATATCGACGGCGTATTTGACGCCATCATGAGCTACTTTGAGTAA
- a CDS encoding FxsA family protein: MKHIITEAELRFLLSNQEIDEKQLKKAERLETCASVLRALRVLYPEKLRSYFALFLVFSILNPLEHKLITPLHPQEFLLIFTIATNCIGLAILKYNGAEWITTCLNDVQLGLLPPVSAYRSGLVALAATLFLLPGVMFSLMGTILLIPPLTTLLAIYMQRRIINKFE, from the coding sequence ATGAAGCATATTATTACAGAGGCAGAGCTGCGTTTTCTGCTAAGCAACCAAGAGATAGATGAAAAACAGCTAAAAAAGGCAGAACGATTAGAAACATGCGCCTCAGTACTTCGCGCCTTACGTGTTCTGTACCCTGAAAAATTACGAAGCTACTTTGCTCTTTTTTTAGTTTTTTCCATACTTAACCCGCTTGAACACAAACTTATCACTCCTTTGCACCCGCAAGAGTTTCTGCTTATTTTTACAATCGCAACAAACTGCATCGGACTTGCTATCCTTAAATATAACGGTGCAGAATGGATCACGACCTGTCTGAATGATGTACAACTTGGACTGCTTCCTCCAGTCTCTGCATACCGTTCAGGGCTCGTCGCTCTTGCAGCAACTCTTTTCCTTCTACCCGGAGTCATGTTCAGTCTTATGGGTACAATCCTCCTTATTCCACCTTTAACCACGCTTCTTGCCATCTATATGCAAAGAAGAATTATCAATAAATTCGAATAA
- a CDS encoding uracil-xanthine permease family protein has translation MVSNVNTEYSFRLKDCLLGAQMLFVAFGALVLVPLLTGLNPNVAFFTAGVGTLLFQLVTKRSVPIFLASSFAFIAPIIYGVQTWGIPATMCGLAASGFLYMGLSLLIKMQGPQILERVLPTIVTGPVVMVIGLMLAPVAVFNALGKTGDGAIQLIPESTALIISMASLGTTILISLCGKGMLRLIPILCGIVVGYTLSLFYGIVDFSPVINAPWFAVPNFVTPEWNWEAILYIVPVAIAPAIEHVGDVLAIGAVTGKNYIKEPGVHRTMFGDGIATTFASMLGGPPNTTYSEVTGAVALTKSFNPGIMTWAAIVAICLAFVGKLGAVLATIPVPVMGGILVLLFGTIVVVGMNSLVRAGQDLMEPRNLAIIAVILVFGVGGMAFHAGAFSLKGIGLAGIIGIILNLILPKHRT, from the coding sequence ATGGTGTCAAACGTAAATACGGAATACTCTTTTAGGCTTAAAGATTGCCTTCTTGGCGCACAGATGCTTTTTGTTGCATTTGGTGCTCTTGTACTTGTGCCGCTGCTCACAGGACTTAATCCTAACGTGGCGTTCTTTACCGCCGGTGTGGGAACTTTGTTGTTCCAGCTTGTTACAAAACGTTCTGTACCAATCTTTCTTGCATCATCTTTTGCGTTCATCGCACCGATTATTTATGGCGTACAGACTTGGGGGATTCCGGCGACCATGTGTGGTCTTGCTGCTTCCGGTTTCCTGTACATGGGACTTTCACTTCTTATTAAAATGCAGGGACCACAGATTCTTGAACGCGTACTGCCTACCATCGTAACCGGTCCGGTTGTTATGGTTATCGGCCTTATGCTTGCACCTGTAGCAGTTTTCAACGCTCTGGGTAAAACAGGCGATGGTGCTATCCAGCTCATTCCAGAAAGCACTGCGCTTATTATTTCCATGGCATCTCTTGGCACAACCATTCTGATTTCTTTGTGCGGTAAAGGTATGCTGAGACTTATTCCGATTCTCTGCGGTATTGTTGTTGGCTACACTTTAAGCCTCTTCTACGGCATTGTTGATTTTTCTCCGGTTATCAATGCTCCTTGGTTTGCAGTTCCAAATTTTGTTACCCCTGAGTGGAACTGGGAAGCTATTTTGTACATTGTTCCAGTTGCTATTGCTCCTGCTATTGAGCATGTGGGTGACGTTCTCGCCATCGGCGCTGTAACCGGCAAAAACTACATCAAAGAACCTGGTGTTCACCGCACTATGTTTGGTGATGGTATTGCAACTACTTTTGCTTCTATGCTTGGTGGTCCTCCTAACACTACCTACTCTGAAGTAACTGGTGCTGTAGCACTTACTAAATCTTTCAACCCTGGTATCATGACATGGGCGGCCATCGTAGCAATCTGTCTTGCATTCGTTGGTAAGCTCGGTGCTGTACTTGCTACCATTCCTGTTCCGGTAATGGGTGGTATCCTTGTTCTGCTCTTCGGTACCATTGTTGTGGTAGGCATGAACTCTCTGGTTCGCGCAGGTCAGGACCTCATGGAACCTCGTAACCTTGCAATCATCGCAGTAATTCTTGTGTTCGGTGTTGGCGGCATGGCTTTCCACGCTGGTGCGTTCAGCCTCAAAGGTATCGGTCTTGCCGGTATCATCGGCATTATTCTCAACCTCATTTTGCCGAAACATCGCACATAG
- the upp gene encoding uracil phosphoribosyltransferase, with translation MAVYVVDHPLVKHKLGRIREADISVAEFRALSNEICRLLTYEATKSLETEKCTITGWAGPVEVDQIKGKKATVVPILRAGIGMLDGIMDMIPGVKVSVVGMFRNEETLEPEEYYVKLAKNIEERTAIILDPMLATGGTLIATIDLLKKAGCKKIIGLFLVAAPEGVERVVAAHPDVDIYTASVDERLNEHGYILPGLGDAGDKIFGTK, from the coding sequence GTGGCTGTTTACGTGGTTGACCATCCGCTGGTCAAACATAAACTCGGACGAATTCGTGAAGCAGATATCTCTGTTGCAGAATTCCGCGCACTTTCCAATGAAATTTGTCGTCTTCTTACCTACGAAGCTACCAAAAGTCTCGAAACCGAGAAATGCACCATCACTGGATGGGCTGGTCCTGTAGAAGTAGACCAGATTAAAGGAAAGAAAGCTACCGTAGTTCCAATTCTCCGTGCTGGCATTGGTATGCTGGACGGTATTATGGACATGATCCCAGGCGTTAAAGTTAGCGTTGTTGGTATGTTCCGTAATGAGGAAACTCTTGAGCCTGAAGAATACTACGTTAAGCTTGCTAAAAATATTGAAGAACGTACTGCGATTATTTTAGATCCAATGCTTGCAACCGGTGGTACCCTCATCGCTACTATCGATCTGCTTAAAAAAGCTGGATGTAAAAAAATCATTGGTCTGTTCCTCGTTGCAGCACCAGAAGGCGTTGAGCGTGTAGTTGCGGCGCATCCTGACGTAGATATTTACACTGCATCTGTGGATGAACGACTCAATGAGCACGGATATATTTTACCAGGTCTTGGCGACGCTGGTGATAAGATTTTCGGAACCAAGTAG
- the coaE gene encoding dephospho-CoA kinase (Dephospho-CoA kinase (CoaE) performs the final step in coenzyme A biosynthesis.), with the protein MTTPEEYSEFSKFEHRVPSHVDGVRLDKHLGDILKNEAVSREKIKKLIKDGFVTIDDKKCTKPNTKIFPDMSISITMPVVENSIVPEEGDIDILHRDNDLIVINKEAGLTVHPCPSCPEGTLVHRLAHSIPEITQMEGFRPGIVHRIDKDTSGLLIVALNEKTRLALSEAFASRTVSKEYLALVHGTPPKSGEIKEPIGRDPKMKIRMAVVPNTKEAHSEFRTLYSDPKGKFSLVAVKIYTGRTHQIRVHMSHIGYPLWGDTLYGGGVKANSPLAPFASRQMLHAWKLNFEHPATKEQMSFTCHPPQDFINLIERLTLSVQRVALTGMPGCGKSVVLSALAKKGIATWSADTIVHKLYEHGADGWYVLRGRFGSEVCPDEGPVNRRALFERMQESKASRNEVEQLVHPLILHDLTCFWQEHSADPFAVAEIPLLHETHWDREIDIVAGVRCEGTSRQNRLKKNRDWSDDLIATMDSWQWAEDDKMKACHIIIENNGSLEALNQSVDKFIDAIMRVRAKKLQQTIDAITALWSE; encoded by the coding sequence ATGACAACACCCGAAGAATACAGCGAATTTTCAAAATTTGAGCACCGTGTCCCTTCACACGTTGATGGCGTCAGACTTGACAAGCATCTTGGTGATATTCTTAAAAATGAAGCCGTTAGTCGCGAAAAAATAAAAAAGCTCATTAAAGACGGATTTGTGACCATTGATGATAAAAAATGCACAAAGCCGAACACAAAAATTTTTCCGGATATGAGCATATCTATAACGATGCCCGTCGTAGAGAATTCTATTGTCCCTGAAGAAGGAGATATCGACATCCTACATAGGGATAACGACCTCATTGTGATCAACAAGGAAGCAGGACTCACTGTACACCCATGTCCAAGCTGCCCTGAAGGTACGCTTGTTCATCGCCTCGCGCACAGCATTCCAGAAATCACGCAGATGGAAGGCTTCCGTCCGGGCATCGTGCACCGTATCGATAAAGACACATCCGGTCTTCTTATCGTTGCGCTTAATGAAAAAACTCGTCTTGCTCTTTCTGAAGCATTTGCTTCACGTACTGTTTCCAAAGAATATCTTGCTCTTGTGCACGGCACTCCCCCTAAATCCGGTGAAATCAAAGAGCCTATCGGGCGTGACCCGAAAATGAAAATTCGAATGGCTGTTGTACCGAACACAAAAGAAGCACATTCAGAATTCCGCACACTCTACTCTGACCCGAAAGGAAAATTTTCACTGGTTGCCGTTAAAATTTACACCGGCAGAACACACCAGATCCGTGTGCATATGAGTCATATCGGCTATCCGCTGTGGGGAGACACCTTGTACGGCGGTGGGGTTAAAGCTAATTCCCCGTTGGCACCTTTTGCTTCACGCCAAATGCTTCATGCATGGAAACTAAACTTTGAACATCCGGCCACAAAAGAGCAAATGTCATTCACCTGCCACCCGCCGCAAGACTTCATTAACCTGATCGAACGCCTCACACTTTCCGTACAACGCGTTGCGCTCACCGGCATGCCCGGATGCGGTAAATCTGTTGTTCTTTCTGCACTTGCTAAAAAAGGTATTGCAACATGGAGCGCAGATACCATCGTACATAAACTGTACGAACACGGCGCAGACGGCTGGTATGTCCTTCGCGGACGCTTCGGCTCCGAAGTATGTCCTGATGAAGGTCCGGTAAACCGCAGGGCGCTATTTGAACGTATGCAGGAAAGCAAAGCCAGCCGGAACGAGGTGGAACAGCTGGTGCACCCACTCATCCTGCACGACCTTACATGTTTTTGGCAGGAGCATTCAGCTGATCCGTTTGCTGTTGCAGAAATACCATTACTTCACGAAACCCATTGGGATCGCGAAATAGATATTGTAGCGGGCGTTCGCTGCGAAGGTACTTCACGGCAGAACAGACTGAAAAAAAATCGAGACTGGAGTGATGATCTCATCGCTACCATGGACTCGTGGCAATGGGCAGAAGATGATAAGATGAAAGCGTGCCACATTATTATTGAAAACAACGGCTCGCTTGAAGCACTAAACCAGTCTGTTGATAAATTCATTGACGCAATCATGCGCGTACGCGCCAAAAAGCTACAACAGACTATTGATGCTATTACAGCCTTGTGGAGCGAATAA
- a CDS encoding TrkH family potassium uptake protein — MAKKTLLPFVLPVAAFSTAITVGTVLLYNFSSTGTMSWIDALFTATSAVCVTGLTVLDPASSLTHGGQLTLLTLIQLGGLGIMTYSSLALFLLRRRVTLTDRLAVGQALLHNSSFDLGRFLLRLAGMTFIIEIVGASLLFYFGNGQFTVFSAFFHSISAFCNAGFSLFPDSLMGMATNLGVNVTIMMLIILGGLGFAVLDELTLWFRNGRNQKFSFVTKIILSTTTALIIIGTVVLFISRISSPNTDSLTTNLITSLFQSVTARTAGFNTVNMAEMTNLYLLFMIFLMIIGGAPGSCAGGIKVTTFRALGAFMMAQVRGREQVVIGNKALDSKTINKVVTLVFVATLIIGFATVALNLTEGGNYSHTQLRGQFLEIFFEVVSAFGTVGLSLGLTAKLTTAGKCIVIALMFVGRIGPIWLLTTLQQFHSHIRYKVPETDLPIG; from the coding sequence ATGGCTAAAAAGACGTTACTACCTTTTGTGCTTCCTGTAGCAGCATTCAGTACAGCTATTACTGTTGGTACGGTACTGTTGTACAACTTTTCCTCTACAGGCACTATGAGTTGGATAGACGCACTGTTTACCGCAACTTCTGCTGTATGTGTCACAGGACTTACAGTTCTTGACCCTGCGTCATCCCTGACACATGGCGGACAACTGACCCTACTTACGCTTATTCAGCTAGGCGGGCTTGGTATTATGACATATTCAAGCCTTGCATTGTTTCTTCTCAGAAGACGAGTAACCCTCACAGACAGATTAGCTGTAGGACAAGCGCTTCTTCACAACTCCTCATTCGATTTAGGTCGTTTTTTGCTGCGATTAGCAGGCATGACTTTCATCATAGAAATTGTGGGAGCTTCCTTGCTCTTCTACTTTGGAAATGGGCAATTCACCGTATTTTCAGCCTTTTTCCATTCCATATCAGCATTCTGCAATGCAGGATTTTCACTTTTTCCAGACAGCCTCATGGGCATGGCTACCAACCTTGGCGTCAATGTCACCATCATGATGCTCATCATACTTGGTGGACTAGGCTTTGCTGTATTAGATGAACTCACCCTTTGGTTCCGAAACGGACGAAACCAAAAATTTTCCTTTGTTACCAAAATCATTCTTTCAACCACGACAGCTCTCATTATTATCGGGACAGTTGTGCTGTTCATTTCACGAATCTCCTCCCCGAACACGGACTCACTTACAACAAATCTGATTACGTCCCTGTTCCAATCTGTCACAGCCCGTACTGCCGGATTTAATACTGTTAACATGGCGGAAATGACCAACCTGTACCTGCTGTTCATGATTTTTTTAATGATTATCGGAGGTGCACCGGGTTCTTGTGCAGGAGGAATCAAAGTCACTACATTCCGTGCTTTGGGCGCATTTATGATGGCTCAGGTACGAGGGCGGGAACAAGTTGTCATTGGCAACAAAGCGCTGGATTCAAAAACAATCAACAAAGTAGTTACACTTGTTTTTGTCGCCACTCTTATCATCGGATTTGCTACTGTTGCACTGAACCTGACCGAAGGAGGCAACTATTCCCACACTCAGTTGCGTGGGCAATTTTTAGAAATATTTTTCGAAGTTGTTTCAGCATTTGGTACAGTGGGACTCAGTCTAGGTTTAACCGCAAAACTTACCACTGCCGGTAAATGCATCGTTATCGCTCTTATGTTTGTTGGCCGTATTGGGCCAATCTGGCTACTGACGACATTACAGCAGTTTCATTCTCATATCCGGTACAAGGTACCGGAGACAGACCTTCCTATCGGCTAG
- a CDS encoding potassium channel family protein — protein MKKKEVGIIGLGKFGGALAQCLSELGHTVIGVDSSASATKKTDEFLSQTYEADATDDNVLKQLRFMDLDEVVVSVGKSMEKSILIVLNLQEIGVKKMAVKAISHEHAVVLERLGVDTVIQPERDAASQYAHRIANPGMLDLLPLGGNILLQELIVDKWTGKTLIDLELTSFGVMVVAIKKNGDTDYSFVPRADRILEKGDILVAIGKESDLLDLES, from the coding sequence ATGAAGAAAAAGGAAGTCGGCATTATTGGACTCGGTAAATTCGGCGGCGCACTTGCCCAATGCTTATCCGAGCTTGGACACACCGTTATTGGCGTGGACAGCTCCGCCAGCGCCACCAAAAAAACAGACGAATTTCTTTCACAGACATATGAAGCAGACGCTACCGATGACAACGTGCTAAAACAATTACGTTTTATGGACTTAGATGAAGTCGTCGTAAGTGTCGGCAAATCAATGGAAAAATCCATTCTTATCGTCCTTAATCTACAAGAAATAGGCGTAAAAAAAATGGCTGTTAAAGCCATCAGCCACGAACACGCAGTTGTTCTCGAACGACTCGGTGTAGATACCGTTATCCAGCCAGAACGTGATGCAGCAAGCCAGTATGCTCACCGCATTGCAAACCCGGGCATGCTCGACCTACTTCCGCTTGGAGGAAACATCCTGCTCCAAGAACTCATCGTTGACAAATGGACCGGTAAGACCCTCATCGACCTAGAACTCACAAGCTTCGGGGTTATGGTAGTTGCAATCAAAAAGAATGGTGACACAGACTACTCGTTTGTTCCCCGTGCCGACAGGATCCTTGAGAAAGGTGATATTCTTGTCGCCATCGGCAAAGAATCTGACCTGCTGGACCTTGAGTCATAA
- a CDS encoding response regulator, with product MNRDKLTVLVVDDAPENIEILRTILQPQYKVKAARTGEKAIKIAQTTPPDMILLDVVMPEMDGYEVCRQLKVDPTTAEIPIIFITAKTSADNETQGFELGAVDYITKPVRPAIVKARVATHLALRDQTHHLEELVVQRTIELQNTHLELIRCLGQAAEYKDNETGLHVIRMSHYARIIAQQLDVGDDWVQLVFQAAPMHDVGKIGIPDSILSKPGKLTDEEWQMMRNHPEYGAEIIGDHSSLLLSMAREIALTHHEKWDGTGYPYNLAGEAIPLSGRVVAIADVFDALTSERPYKHAWAVEDAVALIQENAGKHFDPDLVPLFLKELPAVLEIKKKYAENAEGVSKHLHNVLGVSA from the coding sequence GTGAATAGAGATAAGTTAACAGTTCTGGTGGTCGATGATGCGCCGGAAAATATTGAGATATTGCGTACGATTCTGCAACCGCAATACAAGGTTAAAGCAGCGAGAACAGGTGAAAAAGCGATAAAGATTGCACAGACAACTCCGCCGGATATGATTCTGTTGGATGTTGTTATGCCGGAAATGGACGGTTATGAGGTGTGCCGTCAGCTAAAAGTTGATCCGACAACGGCAGAAATACCTATCATATTTATTACAGCAAAAACCTCAGCAGATAATGAGACTCAAGGGTTTGAACTGGGTGCTGTAGACTACATAACAAAACCAGTGCGGCCAGCCATTGTAAAAGCTCGAGTTGCAACTCACTTGGCTTTACGGGATCAGACGCATCATCTTGAAGAGCTTGTTGTGCAGCGTACTATAGAGTTGCAGAATACGCACTTAGAGCTCATCCGTTGCTTAGGGCAGGCTGCTGAATACAAAGATAACGAAACAGGGTTACATGTTATTCGAATGAGTCACTATGCCCGTATTATTGCTCAGCAGCTTGATGTTGGTGATGACTGGGTACAGCTTGTGTTTCAAGCGGCTCCAATGCATGACGTCGGTAAAATTGGTATCCCTGATTCAATCTTGAGTAAGCCCGGTAAACTTACAGATGAAGAGTGGCAGATGATGCGCAACCATCCGGAATACGGTGCAGAGATTATCGGCGACCATTCATCGTTGTTGCTTTCCATGGCGCGTGAAATTGCTTTGACGCACCATGAGAAGTGGGACGGAACCGGTTATCCCTATAATCTTGCAGGGGAAGCTATTCCACTTTCCGGAAGAGTTGTAGCTATTGCTGATGTGTTTGATGCGTTGACTTCAGAACGTCCGTATAAGCATGCGTGGGCAGTTGAAGATGCTGTTGCCCTTATTCAGGAAAATGCAGGGAAACATTTTGATCCTGACCTTGTTCCGCTTTTCTTGAAAGAATTACCAGCTGTGCTTGAAATTAAAAAGAAATACGCAGAGAACGCTGAAGGTGTGTCTAAACACCTCCATAATGTCCTTGGTGTAAGCGCATAG